AACGGATTAAGCTCCAACACATTCCAATCACTGCTCAAGGTGACATTTGTGCCTACCTTAAACATCTCATGCAAGTTCACCATGGTGCGCGCGCGTCGAGCACCTATTAACAACTCCGCCCATTCGTGGTTACGGTCGGTGACATAGTGAGGGCTAACTTGGAAATCAGCACTGACACCAAGCTGCGCAAACCGAGGGACATCGAGCTTGTTAACCAACTCGACATGAGTCAAGGTGTAATCCAATTCAGACCCCGCGCGGCGAGCCGCTGAGATCGCCGTCAATGATTCGCGTACCGCGCCATCGCCAATCGCGTGAATATGCGCGCCATAACCCAACGGCATGAGTGCTTTTAACCACGTCTCCATCGCTGCCTGGCTAATATAGTTAATCCCATAGAGGTCATCCTCTAGATACGTCTCCATATAAGGCGCTAACAGCTTGGCAGTACTGTTGATAATAATGCCATCACTGTACATCTTCACTTGATCAACACGCAGCAGGCGATCAGGATCCGCAGAGTAAGCGGTGGTGAGAAACCGAAGCTGCTCGTTCATTGGCAGATCTGGGTAGATCCACGGTCGCAAAGCAACACGCGCGGTGAGATCGCCATTTTTTTCCGCCGCTTGCCAGACATCAAACCAACCACGCCGCCAGTACATGCGGCCATCACCTATCGTCGTAATCCCGTTTGCGGCAACGTCTTCCAGCCCCATCATCAAACCGTTGTAGCTGCGGTTAAACTTGTCACTACTGCTATTCCACGCCAGTTCAAGCAACTCATCGCCAGCATTGTCGAGCAAAATACCGCTGAACTCGCCATTGTCCATATAGAGCAAACGACCACCAACAGGCACTGGCATATCAGAGGTTACACCACCTGCACGCAGCGCCAACGAGTTGGCCCAGACGGAATGGGAAGTCTCCTCCATGATCACCGCAGGTTGATGAGGAAACACTTTGTCCAACACCTCTAGCGGCGAAACTCGCCCCATCGCGTCTAACAAGGCATTAATGGAGAACCCATAACCAATCACCCATTCATGATCAGACACCTCATCACGGCACGCTACCAGCTCATCAACATGGTCTTTTAATGTGCCGCCGGGATTTAAGATGCATTCGCTTCCAATGTCTCCGCGCGCCTCAAAAACATGATTGTGATTATCGATGAACCCGGGCAACACGAAAGCCCCGCCTAAATCGATCACTTCACTGTTTTCCGTTTTATAAGTCAGGGCATCCGCGTTTGAAACGAAGGCTTTAAATTTGCCCTCTTCAATAACGATCGCTTGCGCATCGGCATGACTGTAAATATCAGCATTGATGTAAAGCGTCGTCGCCGCCAAGGCGCTACTCGACAGCAGTGACATTGGCAATAACGCCAACGACATGAAGGAATTTTTAAACACCACAACATTCCCAATAAGAATAATTAACAGGATTAGTATAGCGTTATTAATCGTTTTATCATCGAGATAAGTGTCAAGTTACTGAAACTTAGCAAGATTGAATAGGCCATCTCTACCGTTCAACCAACAGGCCGAGATATTCTTGCTGGAGACATTTTTTGAGGTGCATTGCGCATAGACACTCTATGATTAGTGCCTATGTAGAGTGTCTATACGCAGTTTTGAGGAGGCGTTAGGCTTCGGACGTTTGCCGATATTGAGGACGGAAGAAAAACTGTAAAAAAGGAAAAAACACCAGCCCACTGATGAACAATGTAATCACCATCGCTGCCCCACTCGGTAAATCCCACAAGGTTGAGACCACAATGCCGGACAAGATACCTACGACACCAATGACTAAACTGGCGATCAGCGCGGTTTTAGGTGCTAACATCACGGTAAACAAAGTCGGTACGACAAGCAGCGCAAATTCAAGATAGACCCCAGTCAACTTGACCGTAACGGGCATTAAAATCGCAAACACCGCATAAAACGCTCGCCCAGACATCAGTTGCGGCTTCATGGCGATTAATGTCAGCATCACCACAGTGACCCCACCAATCAAGGCAACATCGTCCCACGTCGCCCACAGCAATTGACCGTTGAGAATGCGCTGAATGAACTCGGCACCATGGGGATCTTTACTGACAACGATGACCGCCAATGAAGCAGACACCGCAAACAAGCAGCCAATCAGCGGCTCAAGTAAGTGGCGAATCTTGTCTTCTAGCAACGCGATGACACCACAAAAGCCCAAGGACAAGATCCACGGACCAAGCATTTCTCCGAACACACTTTCGTGTAGCCAAGGCACATTGATAAACCAGTATTGACTCACCGCCGCCCCAAGCGCCGCGACCTGAGCCACCGCCAGATCGATAAAAATTACCTGTCGCTTCAGTACTTGATGACCAAGCACGACATTCCCCACCAAAGCGATCAACCCACACAGCACAGCCGGCCATAACCAACTGTATTCATTCATCAATGCCAACACGACAACGTATACCTCTAACACCTACGTAAACTGAAACCGCACAGTCTCATCAACATGCGCATTGTTATAACATCACACATTATACCCGGTTAGTGCTCAGCATTGATATTGAAAGGTGACATTCCATTTCAATTTGGCCAGTCGAAGTTGGAAATCTGCTTTATATACTCAAACCACCTCAAGATGCAGGATTCAGAAGCGGCCTAGCGCGTCGAAGTCAAGGTAAAGATACCAAGGCAAAGGTGTGAGGGAATGGCTTCCCCTTTTCAAACACCTTTAACGCAGAAATCGGGGCGCTAGTCGCTTCCCGAAGGGCGAGTTTTCTAGGCTCGCCACCGTCGTTACTGTTTTTTGATTTAGTCCACTAGATCTTCAAAACAGTGTCTTGTTGACAAGCCTAGAAACTCTCGCTGAACAAGCATCTTGAGGTGGTTTGATGTAATGGTCTTCCCTCGCACTAATCGGCATCGCAATGTGCCAAGATAGCGTTGATAAATCGCCTATCTAAAAACGAGGGAAGACCATGAATAAGTGTAAAACCATTGGTATCGATTTAGCAAAGAATACTTTTTACTTCATCATGTTGGACAAACAGGGTAAGCAAGTTGAGAGAAAGAAATTAAATCGACAACAGCTCATTGGCTATCTCTCGAAGCTAGAGACTTGTGTCATTGCGATGGAAGCATGCGGTACAGCGCATTACTGGGGACGAAAAATAGGCCAGCTAGGGCACTCTGTTGTATTACTTCCCGCTCAGCATGTGAAAGGCTATTTACGAGGCCAAAAGAATGACTATAACGATGCAAAGGCCATCGCAGAAGCGTGTCAGCACGGTGCGATTCGCCCCGTTGCGGTCAAATCCCTAGCGCAGCAAGACGACCAAACTTTTTTGCTCATGCGTCAACACGTGAGTAGTGACAGAAAGCGCTTAATCAATCATGTGAGAGGGTTGCTGGCGGAGTATGGGGTAGTGCTGGCGAGAGGAAGTCAGGTATTGCGTAAATCGCTGCCTTTTATTCTAGAAGATGTTGAGAACGGCTTAACCGACGAATTTCGAGCGCTTTTATTCAGGCAATACACACAACTCGAAAGGCTTGACGAAGAGCTACAGTGGTACGACGAAAGGTTGGCCGAAAAAGTGAAGCAAAAAGACGTTTGTCAGCGTTTGATAAAAGTGCCAGGTATTGGTCCCGTGGTGAGTTTTTCCTTAAGAGCCTGGATGGGAAGTGGTGAGCAATTTAAACGAGGGCGTGATGCGTCAGCAGCCTTAGGTTTAGTGCCCAAGCAATTTAGCACGGGAGGTCGAGAGGTATTGCTTGGCATTACAAAGCGAGGGAATCAGCAGTTAAGGTCATTCGTGGTTCATGGTGCAAGAGCGGTTGTGAGTCGAGCCGATGGCAAAACAGACAGGCTTAGTCAATGGATATTGCGGCTGGTTGAAAGGCGAGGTTTTAACAAGGCTGTGGTGGCGCTGGCGAATAAGATAATCCGTATCGCGTGGGTCATTATCTGTCGAGGAGAAAGCTATAAAGCGCCAGCGGCGGTTTAACAGAAAGATTTAACTAAAGCGTCACACACCAGATATTGCGTAGATAGCAGTTTAGATGAAAAACAGGTAAGACCAGCATATAGGGACCCTGATATACTCAAAGGTTTACCAAAACCGTTAATTTGATAAGGGCTATATGCGCGAAGTGTCATCAAGGCCAGAAGCCACACGAGCTTCACGCATAGGCCGGATATATGAAAGCAACCTGTCCCTTTTATCGACATTGGTATCTTGCCAATAGAGGGAAGACCATATATGAGTATATACCCGTCATGCTAGTTCCATTACCTACTAGAACCCCTAATCACAAAACGAAAAAACCCCGCGAGAGCAATGCACTCTCGCGGGGTTTAAACTGGCTAGCAATACGCTAGTGCGTTATATGACTTACTTCTTAAGACCAGTGAAGTAATCAAAGATAACTGGCACGTCGTTCTGACCTAGGCCAGCATCCACTGCCGCTTGTAGGCTAGTAGAAGTACCTTGTGCGATCAGTGACTCTGTACCTAACTCTTCACAAAGTGCTAGGAAGTAACCAAGGTCTTTGTTTGCGTTAGCAACAGAGAAGCCGAGTTTTTCTTCACCGTCTACTGCGTAGAACTTACAGAACTGCATGAATGGTGAGTTAGAAGGACCAGCAGACATGATGTCAAATAGCTGTTGACCATCAACGCCAGCAAGCTTAGCAACCGCAAAAGCTTGAGACATAGTCGCAACGGTGGTCATACCCATGAAGTTGTTAACAAGCTTAGTCACGTGACCTGAACCTAGTGCACCTAGGTGGAAAACGTTTTCGCCTTGCTCATCTAGCACTGGCTTCACTTTGTTGAACGTGTCGATGTCGCCTGCCGCCATGATGTTTAGAAGACCATCTTTCGCGTGAGCTGGAGTACGACCTAGTGGTGCGTCGATCATGCCTGCGCCGATAGCAGCAAGGTCAGCGCCAATTTTCTTAGTTGAAGCTGGGATAGAAGTACCGAAGTCGATTAGCGTCTTGCCTTCAGACATGCCCGCTAGAAT
This DNA window, taken from Thaumasiovibrio subtropicus, encodes the following:
- a CDS encoding amidohydrolase — its product is MSLALLPMSLLSSSALAATTLYINADIYSHADAQAIVIEEGKFKAFVSNADALTYKTENSEVIDLGGAFVLPGFIDNHNHVFEARGDIGSECILNPGGTLKDHVDELVACRDEVSDHEWVIGYGFSINALLDAMGRVSPLEVLDKVFPHQPAVIMEETSHSVWANSLALRAGGVTSDMPVPVGGRLLYMDNGEFSGILLDNAGDELLELAWNSSSDKFNRSYNGLMMGLEDVAANGITTIGDGRMYWRRGWFDVWQAAEKNGDLTARVALRPWIYPDLPMNEQLRFLTTAYSADPDRLLRVDQVKMYSDGIIINSTAKLLAPYMETYLEDDLYGINYISQAAMETWLKALMPLGYGAHIHAIGDGAVRESLTAISAARRAGSELDYTLTHVELVNKLDVPRFAQLGVSADFQVSPHYVTDRNHEWAELLIGARRARTMVNLHEMFKVGTNVTLSSDWNVLELNPLLGIAASVELKTKGLPNIDEAIKAYTINAAKSLGIDEITGSLTVGKFADMVVLSDDITKLPLKQVPETEVLMTVLAGEIVFDAQ
- a CDS encoding metal ABC transporter permease yields the protein MNEYSWLWPAVLCGLIALVGNVVLGHQVLKRQVIFIDLAVAQVAALGAAVSQYWFINVPWLHESVFGEMLGPWILSLGFCGVIALLEDKIRHLLEPLIGCLFAVSASLAVIVVSKDPHGAEFIQRILNGQLLWATWDDVALIGGVTVVMLTLIAMKPQLMSGRAFYAVFAILMPVTVKLTGVYLEFALLVVPTLFTVMLAPKTALIASLVIGVVGILSGIVVSTLWDLPSGAAMVITLFISGLVFFPFLQFFFRPQYRQTSEA
- a CDS encoding IS110 family transposase, translated to MNKCKTIGIDLAKNTFYFIMLDKQGKQVERKKLNRQQLIGYLSKLETCVIAMEACGTAHYWGRKIGQLGHSVVLLPAQHVKGYLRGQKNDYNDAKAIAEACQHGAIRPVAVKSLAQQDDQTFLLMRQHVSSDRKRLINHVRGLLAEYGVVLARGSQVLRKSLPFILEDVENGLTDEFRALLFRQYTQLERLDEELQWYDERLAEKVKQKDVCQRLIKVPGIGPVVSFSLRAWMGSGEQFKRGRDASAALGLVPKQFSTGGREVLLGITKRGNQQLRSFVVHGARAVVSRADGKTDRLSQWILRLVERRGFNKAVVALANKIIRIAWVIICRGESYKAPAAV
- a CDS encoding NAD(P)-dependent oxidoreductase, with product MTKPVIGFIGLGLMGGNMVENLQNRGYEVNVMDLNKDAVAAVLARGNASEAATGKELAEKSDIVMLCLTTSEVVEKVVYGDTGILAGMSEGKTLIDFGTSIPASTKKIGADLAAIGAGMIDAPLGRTPAHAKDGLLNIMAAGDIDTFNKVKPVLDEQGENVFHLGALGSGHVTKLVNNFMGMTTVATMSQAFAVAKLAGVDGQQLFDIMSAGPSNSPFMQFCKFYAVDGEEKLGFSVANANKDLGYFLALCEELGTESLIAQGTSTSLQAAVDAGLGQNDVPVIFDYFTGLKK